The Acidobacteriota bacterium genome includes the window GTGGAAAGAAATCGGGCGGCTCGAAGAAGTCCGCCGGAAAGAAGGCGGCGAAAAAGGCCAGCGCCAAAAAGAGCCCGTCAAAGAAATCCTCGAAGAAGTCGGCCGCGAAGAAGTCGGCGAAAAAATCCTCGAAGAAGAAATCGCGATAGCTCCTCGTCCGCCGGACCGCCGTTACCGGGGCGACGGTCCGGCGCTCCCTGGTTTTCTTTTCTAGGATGTCTGCAGCGGGTGCTCCCGTAACTTCCGCCAGTACCACCCGGTGTCGTGCCACTGCCCGAACTTCCATCCGGCCCGCGGAAACGTTCCGACCGTTTCGAACCCGAGAGCACGATGGAAGCCGACGCTCGCGTCGTTCGGAAGCGTGATTCCCGCATACGCCATGCAGTAACCGAGCTCGGCCAGTTCGGCGAGCAGATTCTCGTAGAGCATGCGGGCCACGCCACGCTTCCTCCAATTCGCATCGACGTAGACCGAAACCTCCGTTGCGAACCGATACGCCGCCCGGGCTCGGTGAACCCCGCCGTAGGCATAACCGGCGATCTCGGCTCCGGCTGCGCAGACGAGGAAACTGTGACGTTCGAGCGCGGACGCGATCCGCCGCCGGATCTCCTCGATCGAAGGGATCTCGGTCTCGAACGAGATCGGAGTCTCCCTCACGATCGGAGCGTAGATCGACAACACCGCCTCGGCGTCGGCCTCGTTCGCCCGCCGGATGCGCAGCTCGGCCATCGGCGCTTTCATACCATCGACGGCCAGCCGCTCTCAACGACCCATGAGCGATTTGATCGATTTCACGGAGGCCCTCCAGTCGGGCGAACTATGTCACAACCCGTCAACACGGAAGCCTCACTCGAGCACTCTCGCTCTCGTTATACTCGCGACAATGGAGCTCAGAGTCGGCACCAGCGGTTACAGCTACAAGGAGTGGAAGGGGACCTTCTATCCCGAGAAGCTCCCCCCGGCGAAGATGCTGGAGTTCTATGCCGGTCACTTCGACACGGTCGAGATCAACAACACGTTCTACCGGATGCCGAAACCGGAGATGCTCGAGGGATGGAAGGAGAAAGTCCCCGCATCATTCCGCTTCGTTCTGAAGACGCCGCAGTCGATCACGCACCGGAAGAAGCTCGCGGGCACCGAGGACGATTTTCGTCATTTCTCCGAGACGGCGGAGGTTCTCGGAGAGAAGCTCGGGCCCC containing:
- a CDS encoding GNAT family N-acetyltransferase yields the protein MAELRIRRANEADAEAVLSIYAPIVRETPISFETEIPSIEEIRRRIASALERHSFLVCAAGAEIAGYAYGGVHRARAAYRFATEVSVYVDANWRKRGVARMLYENLLAELAELGYCMAYAGITLPNDASVGFHRALGFETVGTFPRAGWKFGQWHDTGWYWRKLREHPLQTS